The nucleotide window ATGAGCTTCTCAGGGCGCTCGAGAACGCCGAAATACTGCTGTACCTCACCGATAACTGCGGGGAGGTGTACTTTGACAGGCTGCTGCTTGAGTTCATACGTGGGAGATTTCCCGACCTGAGGATATACGTGGCCGCGAAGGACGGTCCGATAATCAATGACGCCACGGTCAGGGACCTGCTGGAGGCGGGGTTCAACGAGTTTGCTGAAGTTATATCCACGGGCTCCAGGCTTCCGGGCACTCCACTGGAATACGCCTCCGAGGAATTCCGGAGAATCTTCAACGCCGTCGACGTCGTAATCGCCAAGGGGCAGGCCAACTTTGAGACTCTGAGCGACCTGGGGGACAGCAGGATGTTCTTCCTCCTCAAGGCCAAGTGTCCTCCAATCGCCCGCGAGCTTGGTGTCGAGAGGGGCTCACTGCTCTGTGTGAGGGGCGGAAAAATAGACGATTGACGATATTATCTTTGACGAATGTCTATTAGAAACCTTTTTATATTTTCAAGTGGTATATACTCATGGTGATATCTGTGACAACGGTAATCCGGAAAGATGCGGAAAGGTTTTTGAGGGAGTTAAAGGCCCATTACGGCGATGCCTGGAGGATGCCACGCAGTAACTACCTGTCCAAGCCAGATTTTGTTGTGGTCGACCCCAAGAGCGGCAAAAAGACAAAAGTAAGCTTCGTTTCCCTTGACGATGGTGAAGTCGTCGGCGTCGTTTATGACGACCTTGGCTGAACTTTCGCTTTTTGACTAATTGCCCCTATTCTGTTTTGGCCGTTGGAAACCATTAAATACTTCCATATCGTAAATTTTCCGGTGGAAATAATGGCCGCCGATGTTTACCGCGAGGCCCTTCGGCTGGCCTCTGATATACGGGACAAGTACCTGCGAGCAGTCACCTACGCTAAAATTGGCTATTACATGCACCGGGCTAAGAACCCCGAGTACGGTACTGCGTTTAAGTACGCCTTCAACGCGGTCGCCTCCATCGAGAACCCAGTTCTGGCAGTCAGGGCTCTTATGGAGATAGGCACCTACCTTCATCTGGCAGAAAAGAAGACGTCCAGAAAAGTCTTTGGACAGGCCCACGATGCAGTGCTCGACTTCCCCCAACCTCTCCGCGACGACCTCCTCAGTGAGCTTGTAGTGAGGCTTCTGGAGCTTGACCTGGTCGATGATGCCCTTTTCTACGTTGCCGACATCGAGGATACCGTAAAGCGCAACGACCTCCTTCTGAAGATACTCCGTGCGTACCTGAATCGCGGTAATATGCGCAGGGCCGCGAGGATCATCGAACAGATTGACGAGGAGCCCTGGCACTCAATAGCGGCCATCGAAGCGGTGAAGGAGCACCTTAAACGGGAGGAGTTCGGCAGTGCAATACGCGCCCTGTCTGAACTCAGGAGTGACTATTGGCTTGGCGAGGCCATGAGGGAGGTCGCAGTATATCTGAAAACATCCGACGTCCCCAAGGCAACCTACGAGAAGTTTGTGGATATAGCGCTGTCCCTCTCCGGTGAGACGGGTTCGGATGTTCTCAACTCCCTTCTAATCGGCCTTGGGAACCAGGGTGAGCTCGAGTTCGTCATGGGGATATTGAAACGGTTGCCCCCCGAGCAGAGAACCGCCGTACTCGAGGGAATCGTCAAGGTATCCGCCGACAGGGAGGAGATACTCTCCAGACTGCTGGAGCTTCTGAAGGGGGAGGAGTTTGAACACATAGCGGGTTTTGTGGTGGACCAGCTGCTCTCCAGGCCCATCAGCGAGAGGTACTCCAGTCTCGTTAAGTCAATAGGTGAGAGAACCCGGGAGGATGCGGTTCTCGTCAAAGTTGCCACGTACCTCTCCAAGCTTGGAGACTTTGACGGTGCATGGGAATTCGCCTCCCGCGTTCGTGGCCACTACCTCCGCTCGTTGGCCTTTGGCAGCATAGCTGTGGCGAAGCTCAATGCCGGGGATATAGACGGGGCGATAGATGCGGCCCTTGAGGTGAAGGACGCCAAGTGGGGCTCTTGGCTCCTCAGCGAGATACTGACGAAGATACTGGAACTCCAGACTGAGGGTGAGGTTAGAGAGGACATCGAGGAGCGGGCGGAGTACCAGAGGGGGCTCTGGGAAAAGGGCTAACGTTTTAAGACCGCCGCCCTTTCATCTTCCAGGTGATGCCATGCCGAGGATAGCAATTATTGGAGGTTCCGGAGTCTACGATCCGAAGCTGCTTCAGAACATCAGGGAGGAGTTCGTGAACACTCCCTATGGAAAGGTCCGGGTGAAGATCGGGGAGTACGACGGGGAGGAGATAGCCTTCCTCGCGAGGCACGGTGAGGGGCACAGCGTTCCTCCGCACAAGATAAACTACCGTGCCAACATCTGGGCGCTCTATGAGCTCGGTGTGGAGAGGATTCTTTCCACTTCAGCGGTTGGCTCCCTCAACGAGGCCATGAAGCCGGGCGACTTCGTCGTTCTCGACCAGCTTCTGGACTTCACCAAGACGAGGCACTACACATTCTACGACGGCGACGAGAGCCCGCATGACAGGAAGTTCGTTGCCCACGTGGACTTCACGGACCCGTACTGTCCCGAGCTCAGGAAGGCCCTGATAACCGCCGCCAAGGAGCTTGGCTTCGACTATCACCCAACGGGCACCTACGCCTGCATGGAGGGTCCGAGGTTCGAGACGAGGGCGGAGATACGGGCGCTCAAGATACTCGGTGCCGATGTCGTTGGAATGACTCAGTGTCCCGAGGCAGCCTTGGCGAGGGAGCTGGAGATATGCTACGCCAGCGTGGCCATAGTTACCAACTTCGCCGCCGGAATAAGCAGGGATAAGCTCACCCACACCGAGGTCGTTGAGCTGATGGCCAAGAAGAGCGAGGAGATAAAGTACCTCCTCATGAAGTCCATCAGGTACATTCCGAAGGAGCGCCACTGCGCCTGCAAGGACGCCCTGAAGGGCGCGACCGGAGACTGATGTCCTTTCCTGTTCTTTTATCCTCTTAAAAGTGCTTACGTTTTGAACTCGAGGTTAAAGAAATCGTTTAATAGTAGGCCGCCCTAATTCTTCATGGTGATGGAAAGTGAAGTACGACGTTGTTATTATCGGAGCAAGCGCCGGGGGCCTGACCACGGCGATCTCGGCCCGGAAGTTCTACCCCGACAAAAGCGTTCTGGTCATCAAGAGGGAAGATATCTCCATGATTCCCTGCGGCATCCCGTACATCTTTGGCACGCTGAATAGTGTTGATGATGATATTCTCCCTGTCGAGAAATTCCTGGAGCCGCTCGGCGTGGATGTCTTGACGGATGAGGTTACTGAGATCGACCCGAGGGCAAAGCTCGTGAGGACCGCCTCCGGGAAGGAGATCGCCTGGGAGAAGCTCGTCCTTGCGACCGGTTCAAAACCCGTGAAGCCGGAGTTCCCTGGCTCGGAGCTGGAGGGAGTTTACACCGTCCCGAAAGACTACCGCTACCTGAAGGAGTTCCGCGAGAGGGTTAAAACTGCGGAGAGAATAGTCATCGTTGGAGGCGGCTTCATAGCACTCGAGGTCGGTGATGAGATAAGAAAGCTCGGAAAGGACGTGACGATTCTCGTGAGGAGCAGGCTCCTGAGAAGCTCCTTCGATAGGGAGTTCAGCGAGATGGTCGCGGAACGACTTGAGGAGAGGAGCATAAAGGTTATCCATGGACAGGTTGAGCGGATCCTTGGTGGGGAAAGGGTCGAGCGGGTGAGGCTCATCGACGGAAGCGAGCTCCCTGCGGACCTCGTTATATTCTCCATCGGATACCGCCCGAACGTTGAGCTGGCCGTTAAGGCTGGCCTCAGGGTTACGCGCTACGGCATCTGGACCGACGAGTACATGAGAACCTCTCACCCGGACATCTTCGCCGTTGGCGACTGCGTGGAGCACAGGGACTTCTTCACGGGCAAGCCCTACGGTCTGATGCTTGCTTCAACGGCAACCTTCGAGGCAAGAATAGCCGGTGCGAACCTCTTCAAGCTCCAGATCGTCAGGGAGAACAGAAGGACGATAGGCGTCTATTCCACCAATGTTGCCGGTCTCACCCTTGCGGCCGCGGGCCTCACCGAGGAGGCCGCCAGAAGGGAGGGCTTCGAGGTCATAGTTGGCTATGGAAAAGGTCCCGACAGGCACCCGGCTAAGTTCCCGGACACCTCGATGGTGACGGTTAAGCTGATATTCTCCCGTGACAGGGGAGCGATACTCGGTGCCCAGATAGCCGGTGGAAAGAGTGTTGGCGAGATGATAAACATTCTCGCCCTCGCGATACAGAAGAGACTCACCGCGAGCGAGCTTTACACACTCCAGATAGCGACCCACCCCCTCCTAACGGCTTCTCCGGTCGGCTATCAGATACTCCAGGCGGCTGAGGATGCGTTGGCAAAGCTGAGAGCCTGAGGAGCTTTGTGCGATTTCCAGCTTCTTTTTTTGTTTTGGCCTTTTGGAAAAAGTTGGTCGAAAATATTCTTCTCTCCGAAAGGTAAAAAGTAAGTTGTGCAGTACAGAGACATTTGATCAAACTTTTCTCCAGAAAAGTTTGTGTGGTGCGGTGGCCGGGATTTGAACCCGGGCCAGCGGCGTGGCAGGCCGCTGTCCTAGACCAGGCTAGACTACCACCGCATTCCGCGGCCCGTTACATACTCACCTGCGGTTGATTTATAAATCTTTCGGTCCTGTGGGACGGTTAAATTTATAAAGCGTTTCCGGGAAGGTTTAGCTGGCAAGTGCCCCGGTGGCCTAGTCTGGATAGGGCGCAAGGCTGCGGACCTTGAGGTCCGGGGTTCGAATCCCCGCCGGGGCGCCACAAAAACTTCGTCTTCACAAAGTTGCTCGGTAGGGGCTTATCAAAGTTGGTAGCTCCTTCTGGAAGCTGAATAGCTAGAAATTTTAATTCATCCAACTACTCCATTGGCGCAGGTTTAACTTTAAATCCACACCCGAATGGCGTTAATAAGAGATAAAGAAATCTTTGCAGGCGTTTTAAGAAAACAAAAACTTGGTGTCAAACCCTCCTCAGCCCCGGGAACCAGACCTTCTTTCCGGCCTTCTCCTTTTCCTCGTCCCACTCGGCGAGTATCTTGACCGCCTCGCTGGCAACCAGCGCTGCCTCCTTTTCACCGGCCTTGCCGAACTCGTTGGTTATCCTGTTGGCGAAGACCGCACAGACGCATCCTGCACGCAGTCCGTATATGTTCGCGAGGGTGTAGAGCGTCGCCGCCTCCATCTCGAAGTTGGTAACCCTAGCCTGCCTCAGGTCGTCGAGTATGTTCTTTGCGAAGCTCGGGAAGTAGCCGTTTAAACCGGGCCTTCCCTGGCCGAGGTAGAAGCTGTCGGTTGAAGCGGTTATGCCGATGTGGTAGCGCACTCCGAGGGTCTCAGCGGCTTCAATCAGTGCGAGGGTGACTTCAAGGTCTGCAACCGCGGGATACTCAACCCTCACATACTGCTTCGAAGTTCCTTCGAGCCTAACCGCCGCTTTCGCTATAATCAGGTCGCCTATCTCCATTCCGGGCTGTATCGCGCCGGTGGAGCCGACGCGGATGAAGGTGTCGGCACCTATCGCCGCGAGCTCCTCTATGGCTATCGCCGTCGAGGGCCCGCCTATTCCGGTCGAGGTAACGCTTATTGGAACTCCTTTGTATTTCCCGGTGTGAGTTCTGTACTCCCTGTGGAAGGCTATCTCCTTCGCCTCATCCCAGAGGGAGCTTATCTTCGGCACCCTCTCCGGATCCCCTGGCAGAAGGACGTACCTCGAAACGTCCCCCGGCTTGCAGGCGATGTGGTACTGGTACCCTTCCTTCGTTTGGGGCCTGTCCGCTGAAACAAACTTTTCCACCATGGCAACCACCTTTTTATTCACCTGTGCCATAGATATCAACGCACGCCCTAAAAAGCCTTGGGTGGTACCATGCTCGTCTGTTCACACTGTGGAAAAGTGCACCCTGAGACGTTTCGCCTGACCTGTGACTGCGGCGGCACTCTGTTTGTGGAGAGGGACTACGTCGATTTCTTTGGTGGCCTCAGGCCCCATATCGATATGCGGCGCTACCTAAATTTCCTTCCGGTGGGAGAAGGTTACCTCCCTCCAGCAACGCCGGCGATAACCCCCGTGAGTGCCCTTCGCATCGGCCAGGTCAGTGGATTCTTCAAGCTCGAATACCTCCAGCCAAGTGGTTCCTTCAAGGACAGGGGCACCTACGTGACGGTGGCGAAGCTGAGGGAAGAAGGCATCACCGAGGTTGTCCTCGACAGCTCCGGAAACGCGGCTCTAAGCTTTGCCCTCTACGGACTCTCCGCGGGAATAAGGGTTCACACGTTCGTTTCCTACGATACAAGTCCCGGAAAGCTCTCACTCCTCCAGCGCTTTGGGGCGGTGATGCACTTCGTTGACGGCGACAGGATGACCGTTCACAAAAAAGCTAAAGAGTTCGCGGAGCAGAGCGGGATTATCTACGTCTCCCACTGGCTCAACTCCTACTTCATCGAGGGAACAAAGACGGTTGCCTTTGAGGTTTTTGAGCAACTCGGCATTCCCGACTACGTCCTATCGCCGGCGGGCAGCGGGACGCTCTTCCTTGGCCTCTGGAAAGGATTTTCGGAACTTATGAAGATGGGCGTGGTTGATGAACTTCCGAGGCTCGTTGCCGTTCAAGCTTCCGGCTACGAAAGCCTCTGCGAGCGCTCATCAATGAAGAACGATACTGCGGATGGTATAACGATTCCTGAACC belongs to Thermococcus camini and includes:
- the mtnP gene encoding S-methyl-5'-thioadenosine phosphorylase is translated as MPRIAIIGGSGVYDPKLLQNIREEFVNTPYGKVRVKIGEYDGEEIAFLARHGEGHSVPPHKINYRANIWALYELGVERILSTSAVGSLNEAMKPGDFVVLDQLLDFTKTRHYTFYDGDESPHDRKFVAHVDFTDPYCPELRKALITAAKELGFDYHPTGTYACMEGPRFETRAEIRALKILGADVVGMTQCPEAALARELEICYASVAIVTNFAAGISRDKLTHTEVVELMAKKSEEIKYLLMKSIRYIPKERHCACKDALKGATGD
- a CDS encoding NAD(P)/FAD-dependent oxidoreductase → MKYDVVIIGASAGGLTTAISARKFYPDKSVLVIKREDISMIPCGIPYIFGTLNSVDDDILPVEKFLEPLGVDVLTDEVTEIDPRAKLVRTASGKEIAWEKLVLATGSKPVKPEFPGSELEGVYTVPKDYRYLKEFRERVKTAERIVIVGGGFIALEVGDEIRKLGKDVTILVRSRLLRSSFDREFSEMVAERLEERSIKVIHGQVERILGGERVERVRLIDGSELPADLVIFSIGYRPNVELAVKAGLRVTRYGIWTDEYMRTSHPDIFAVGDCVEHRDFFTGKPYGLMLASTATFEARIAGANLFKLQIVRENRRTIGVYSTNVAGLTLAAAGLTEEAARREGFEVIVGYGKGPDRHPAKFPDTSMVTVKLIFSRDRGAILGAQIAGGKSVGEMINILALAIQKRLTASELYTLQIATHPLLTASPVGYQILQAAEDALAKLRA
- a CDS encoding damage-control phosphatase, which encodes MRIHYECIACAVNQAQKITEMSAEDSGKRRKAMLFVAGKLGELFSEDSIPAVSGGMLFLELYRFLGDDDPFSGYKETSRKLAQRVAGDLGVPVDFKTALKLAIAGNIIDFAVGYDPSKIEEDIIGVTREELGIDHSDELLRALENAEILLYLTDNCGEVYFDRLLLEFIRGRFPDLRIYVAAKDGPIINDATVRDLLEAGFNEFAEVISTGSRLPGTPLEYASEEFRRIFNAVDVVIAKGQANFETLSDLGDSRMFFLLKAKCPPIARELGVERGSLLCVRGGKIDD
- the udp gene encoding uridine phosphorylase, with the translated sequence MVEKFVSADRPQTKEGYQYHIACKPGDVSRYVLLPGDPERVPKISSLWDEAKEIAFHREYRTHTGKYKGVPISVTSTGIGGPSTAIAIEELAAIGADTFIRVGSTGAIQPGMEIGDLIIAKAAVRLEGTSKQYVRVEYPAVADLEVTLALIEAAETLGVRYHIGITASTDSFYLGQGRPGLNGYFPSFAKNILDDLRQARVTNFEMEAATLYTLANIYGLRAGCVCAVFANRITNEFGKAGEKEAALVASEAVKILAEWDEEKEKAGKKVWFPGLRRV
- a CDS encoding pyridoxal-phosphate dependent enzyme, which codes for MLVCSHCGKVHPETFRLTCDCGGTLFVERDYVDFFGGLRPHIDMRRYLNFLPVGEGYLPPATPAITPVSALRIGQVSGFFKLEYLQPSGSFKDRGTYVTVAKLREEGITEVVLDSSGNAALSFALYGLSAGIRVHTFVSYDTSPGKLSLLQRFGAVMHFVDGDRMTVHKKAKEFAEQSGIIYVSHWLNSYFIEGTKTVAFEVFEQLGIPDYVLSPAGSGTLFLGLWKGFSELMKMGVVDELPRLVAVQASGYESLCERSSMKNDTADGITIPEPPRLHDMKRALKETNGLCVSVDELETMEALNWLKRHGFLVEPTSAVVLAALWKLMESGWIGGGSRVLLPLTGSGLKMVEGI